The Numida meleagris isolate 19003 breed g44 Domestic line chromosome 12, NumMel1.0, whole genome shotgun sequence genome includes a window with the following:
- the GM2A gene encoding ganglioside GM2 activator yields the protein MLAAGLLLALCALPLCPAVLGAARPQLLVERSGSRMLREVGGFSWENCGDGQDPVMLQSLSVAPDPISIPGTLRISAAVSSSKAMASPLKAVLVVEKALGDLWIQLPCIDQLGSCTYDDVCTILDNLIPPGTPCPEPLLTYGIPCHCPFKAGSYSLPASDFAVPDVELPSWMTNGKYRVRAVVSNKGQELACIKLGFSLQSQ from the exons ATGCTGGCTGCGGGGCTGTTACTGGCGCTCTGCGCGCTGCCTCTGTGCCCGGCGGTGCTCGGCGCTGCGCGGCCGCAGCTGCTGGTGGAGAGGAGCGGCTCCAGGATGCTGCGGGAG GTTGGTGGCTTTTCCTGGGAGAACTGCGGTGACGGGCAGGATCCTGTCATGCTCCAGAGCCTCTCGGTGGCACCCGACCCCATCAGCATCCCGGGGACCCTGCGCATCAGCGCGGCCGtgagcagcagcaaggccaTGGCCTCCCCTTTGAAG GCGGTGCTGGTGGTGGAGAAGGCCCTGGGTGACCTCTGGATCCAGCTGCCCTGTATCGACCAGCTGGGCAGCTGCACCTACGATGACGTGTGCACCATCCTGGACAACCTCATCCCACCTGGCACGCCCTGCCCGGAGCCACTGCTCACCTACGGCATCCCCTGCCACTGCCCCTTCAAGGCG GGCTCCTACTCGCTGCCCGCCAGCGACTTCGCCGTGCCCGACGTTGAGCTGCCCTCCTGGATGACCAACGGCAAATACCGCGTGCGGGCAGTTGTCAGCAACAAGGGGCAGGAGCTCGCCTGCATCAAGCTGGGCTTCTCCCTGCAGTCCcagtga
- the CCDC69 gene encoding coiled-coil domain-containing protein 69, whose product MGGSGSALRCCPAGGKRQQKAQQQQAPPGQELSAWRTENANGAGKELAALGEEHGAEAVKLLQGHEEEERLRGARGAEDEGPRCVSSQEEKGKDLELKERFDALRREHEETLQELQRVHEQEKLLLAESHHRSQEALQETIATLKSQLQSFQDRMKRVEESLLSRDYKKHIEEHGSPSPFWEQELESLHFVIEMKNEHIHGLDKKLLNLESVAERNLLLEEKVKTLQQENEDLQVRTQNHLVMTRQLSEELLATRGALEKESKLREQAHREKEELLYRALNGEDGHPFPIAAGDVPLIAT is encoded by the exons ATGGGCGGCTCCGGCAGCGCCCTGCGCTGCTGCCCCGCCGGCGGCAAG aggcagcagaaagccCAGCAACAGCAGGCACCACCTGGCCAGGAGCTCAGCGCCTGGAGGACAGAGAACG CCAATGGAGCCgggaaggagctggcagcactgggggaGGAGCACGGTGCGGAGGCTGTGAAACTGCTCCAAGGacatgaggaggaggagaggcttCGAGGAGCCCGGGGAGCAGAGGATGAGGGACCGCGATGTGTCAGCTCCCAG gaagaaaagggaaaggaccTGGAGCTGAAGGAGAGGTTTGATGCCCTGAGGAGAGAACATGAGGAGACCCTGCAAG AACTCCAAAGAGTGCATGagcaggagaagctgctgctggcagagtcCCACCACAGGTCCCAGGAGGCCTTACAG GAAACCATCGCCACGCTGAAGTCCCAGCTGCAGTCTTTCCAGGACAGGATGAAGCGAGTGGAGGAATCGCTGCTGAGCAGGGACTACAAGAAGCACATTGAG GAGCACGGGAGTCCCAGTCCCTtctgggagcaggagctggagagccTGCACTTTGTCATCGAGATGAAGAATGAGCACATCCACGGCCTGGACAAGAAGCTGCTGAACCTGGAGAGTGTG gcagagaggaaccttctgctggaggagaaggtGAAGACCTTGCAGCAAGAGAACGAGGACCTGCAGGTGCGCACCCAGAACCACCTGGTGATGACGAG GCAGCTGTCggaggagctgctggccacCCGTGGGGCGCTGGAGAAGGAGTCAAAGCTGCGGGAGCAGGCTCACCGTGAGAAGGAGGAGCTGCTGTACCGTGCGCTCAATGGGGAGGATGGTCACCCCTTCCCCATTGCTGCTGGTGACGTGCCCCTCATCGCCACGTAG
- the LOC110405504 gene encoding cationic amino acid transporter 2-like: MVWLWCGGSIPVADSGPPWCPLRPYPNAASSRCCFAVLQMPRWGRLLSTWTLLSRRKRTPDGSVPSSLRRCLSPSDLVALGVGSTLGAGVYVLVGDVAKTTSGPSIVVSFLIAAIVSVLAGLCYAEFGARVPMAGSAYLYCYVTVGELWAFVAGWNLLLSYVIGTASVARAWSATFDELLGKRMGRFLDAHAPINSAGLAEHPDVLAACLVVLLAGSVLTPHCPTVQGDPTAVPHFHHPQRCPPWCHPKSTASFMLFSPGLLSFGVKESTTVNKAFTALNVLILLFIMASGFIKGDLSNWQLREEDLPWAAHGAGNWSMADNTTGAFGMGGFMPYGFTGTLAGAATCFYAFVGFDCIATTGEEVRDPQRSIPMGIVLSLLICFLAYFGVSAALTLMMPYHLLDTTSPFPAAFDYVGWGSAKHAVAVGSLCALITSLLGSMFPMPRILYAMARDGLLFSPLAKVSHRQCPVVATLVSGAVAALLALLFDLKALVDTMSLGTLLAYSLVAGCVLLLRYRPEPCTQDAPVRKVLVAQPWWHAVLRPPPRPTPRSYTVVSWALVAIAVLLGAVSGVSGAALPCLRAHGAGCRVALVLLLLGILAVALLVWRQPQSRERASFMVPCLPFLPLLSITANSCLMARLGAAAWLRYLLWMALGFLIYFGYGIWHSAENHQPQELHGGRAGDVVPACLGRAGGDGLVPSTWLHPPCGQGAAVPEQLQPSGQAPARGALFGEDKAVKLFCWFCYFSATSPIPKSTDTGFSRLLLLVDLSLLQPVARWPSAQLIRTHKHTHRHLHPGYTASGRGQTSDSLWSDDCSTTLVCAQGKVLRASSPYPCPSMCGGPTALLVSPGLEQGDAALMLDALGAKR, translated from the exons ATGGTGTGGTTATGGTGCGGTGGAAGCATCCCTGTGGCAGACAGTGGTCCTCCCTGGTGCCCTCTGAGGCCATACCCCAATGCAGCATCCTCACggtgctgctttgctgtcctGCAGATGCCGCGCTGGGGCCGCCTGCTCTCCACCTGGACGCTGCTCTCCCGCAGGAAGAGAACCCCAGATGGCTCGGTGCCCTCCAGCCTCCGCCGCTGCCTCTCCCCCTCCGACCTGGTTGCTCTGGGAGTGGGCAGCACGCTGGGGGCCGGTGTCTATGTGCTGGTGGGGGACGTGGCCAAGACCACCTCCGGCCCCAGTATCGTCGTTTCTTTCCTGATTGCAGCCATCGTGTCCGTCCTGGCTGGGCTGTGCTATGCCGAATTTGGAGCGCGCGTGCCCATGGCCGGCTCTGCTTATCTCTACTGCTATGTGACAGTGGGCGAGCTGTGGGCATTCGTTGCTGGGTGGAATCTGCTGCTGTCCTATGTCATTG GTACCGCCAGCGTCGCTCGAGCCTGGAGTGCTACTTTTGATGAGCTCCTTGGCAAGAGGATGGGGAGGTTTTTGGATGCCCATGCCCCCATCAACTCTGCGGGGCTGGCGGAGCACCCCGATGTCCTTGCTGCATGCctggtggtgctgctggcaggtaGTGTTCTCACCCCACACTGCCCCACTGTGCAGGGGGATCCCACTGCTGTCCCTCATTTCCACCATCCCCAGAGATGTCCACCATGGTGTCACCCCAAGAGCACAGCCAGCTTTATGCTCTTCTCCCCAGGGCTTCTTTCCTTTGGAGTGAAGGAGTCCACCACAGTCAACAAAGCCTTCACTGCCCTCAACGTGCTCATCCTGCTCTTCATCATGGCCAGTGGCTTCATCAAGGGTGACCTGAGCAACTGGCAGCTGCGGGAGGAGGacctgccctgggcagcccatgggGCTGG GAACTGGTCCATGGCAGACAACACAACCGGTGCCTTTGGGATGGGAGGCTTCATGCCGTATGGTTTCACAGGGACCTTGGCTGGAGCTGCTACCTGTTTCTATGCTTTTGTTGGGTTTGACTGCATTGCTACCACGG GGGAAGAAGTGAGGGACCCACAGAGATCCATCCCCATGGGCATTGTCCTTTCCCTCCTCATCTGCTTCCTGGCATACTTTGGAGTGTCCGCCGCCCTCACCCTGATGATGCCCTACCACCTCCTGGACACCACcagccccttcccagcagcttttGACTATGTTGGCTGGGGCAGTGCAAAGCACGCTGTGGCTGTAGGGTCCCTGTGTGCCCTCATCACCAG cctcctgggCTCCATGTTCCCAATGCCAAGGATCCTATATGCCATGGCTCGAGATGGGCTCCTCTTCAGTCCTCTGGCCAAAGTCAGCCACCGTCAGTGCCCGGTGGTGGCCACGCTGGTGTCCGGAGCAGTGGCAG ctctcctggctcTCCTCTTCGACCTGAAGGCCCTGGTGGACACCATGTCCCTCGGCACGCTGCTGGCCTACTCGCTGGTGGCTGGCTGCGTGCTTCTGCTCAG GTACCGCCCTGAGCCCTGCACCCAGGATGCTCCTGTGAGGAAGGTCCTGGTGGCACAGCCCTGGTGGCACGCTGTGCTGCGGCCACCCCCCCGTCCCACCCCGCGCTCCTACACCGTGGTGTCCTGGGCTCTGGTGGCCATCG CCGTGCTGCTCGGTGCCGTCAGTGGGGTGAGCGGTGCCGCGCTGCCCTGCCTGCGTGCCCATGGGGCCGGCTGCAGGGTTGCCCTGGTTCTACTGCTGCTGGGGATCCTGGCAGTCGCTCTGCTCGTCTGGAGGCAGCCCCAGAGCCGGGAGAGAGCGTCCTTCATG GTTCCCTGCCTGCCCTTCCTGCCGCTGCTCAGCATCACTGCCAACAGCTGCCTGATGGCACGGCTCGGTGCGGCCGCCTGGCTGCGGTACCTGCTCTGGATGGCCCTTG GTTTCCTCATTTACTTTGGCTATGGAATCTGGCACAGTGCTGAGAACCACCAGCCCCAGGAACTGCACggaggcagggctggggatgtgGTGCCCGCGTGCCTGGGGAGGGCTGGAGGGGACGGCCTGGTCCCCAGCACCTGGCTCCATCCACCGtgtgggcagggagctgcagtcCCTGAGCAGCTCCAACCCTCAGGGCAAGCCCCTGCCAGAGGAGCTTTGTTTGGAGAGGATAAAGCAGTGAagcttttttgttggttttgttatttttctgccaCCTCACCGATCCCCAAAAGCACTGACACTGGGTTCTCAAGGCTGCTGCTTCTCGTCGACTTGTCATTGTTACAGCCAGTAGCACGTTGGCCCAGTGCACAACTCATAcgcacacacaaacacacgcACAGACACCTGCACCCCGGCTACACAGCCTCAGGGAGGGGACAGACCAGTGACAGCCTCTGGAGCGATGACTGTTCCACCACACTCGTGTGTGCCCAGGGGAAAGTGTTGCGTGCATCCAGCCCATATCCATGTCCCTCCATGTGCGGTGGCCCCACGGCCCTGCTGGTGTCCCCTGGCTTGGAGCAGGGGGAT GCAGCACTGATGCTGGATGCTCTCGGAGCCAAGCGCTAG
- the ANXA6 gene encoding annexin A6 isoform X2, with the protein MAPKGKVYRGSVKDFPGFNASQDADTLYNAMKGFGSDKEAILDLITSRSNKQRVEICQAYKSQYGKDLIADLKYELTGKFERLIVSLMRPPAYSDAKEIKDAIAGIGTDEKCLIEILASRTNQEIHDLVAAYKDAYERDLEADIVGDTSGHFKKMLVVLLQGAREEDDVVSEDLVEQDAKDLLEAGELKWGTDEAQFIYILGRRSKQHLRMVFDEYLKISGKPIERSIRGELSGDFEKLMLAVVKCVRSTAEYFAERLYKAMKGLGTRDNTLIRIMVSRSEIDMLDIREVFRTKYDKSLHNMIKEDTSGEYKKALLKLCGGDDDAAGEFFPEAAQVAYRMWELSAVAKVELRGTVQPASSFNDDGDAQVLRKAMKGLGTDEGAIIEVLTQRSNAQRQQILKAYKAHYGRDLLADLKSELSGSLAKLILGLMLTPAQYDAKQLRKAVEGAGTDESTLIEIMATRNNQEIAAINEAYQQAYHKRLEDDLSSDTSGHFKRILVSLALGNRDEGPENLTQAHEDAKKLADVASNDSSDSLETRFLSILCTRSYPHLRRVFQEFIKMTNHDVEHAIRKRMSGDVRDAFVAIVRSVKNKPAFFADKLYKSMKGVGTDERTLTRIMISRSEIDLLNIRGEFVDLFDKSLYHMIEKDTSGDYCKALLALCGGDD; encoded by the exons ATGGCACCCAAAGGAAAG GTTTACAGGGGCTCGGTGAAGGACTTCCCAGGCTTCAATGCCAGCCAGGATGCAGACACCTTGTACAATGCCATGAAGGGATTTG GCAGCGACAAGGAGGCCATCCTTGACCTCATCACGTCCCGGAGCAACAAGCAGCGTGTGGAGATCTGCCAAGCCTACAAGTCCCAATATGGGAAG GACCTCATTGCAGACCTCAAGTACGAGCTGACGGGCAAGTTTGAGCGGCTGATCGTGAGCCTGATGCGGCCTCCGGCTTACAGTGATGCGAAGGAGATCAAGGATGCCATCGCG GGCATCGGCACGGATGAGAAGTGCCTCATCGAGATCCTCGCCTCCCGCACCAACCAGGAGATCCACGACCTGGTGGCAGCCTACAAAGACG CATACGAAAGAGACCTGGAGGCTGACATCGTTGGGGACACATCGGGCCACTTCAAGAAGATGCTTGTTGTCCTGCTCCAG GGTGCCAGGGAAGAGGACGATGTGGTGAGCGAGGACTTGGTGGAGCAGGATGCCAAG GACCTGTTGGAAGCTGGTGAGCTGAAGTGGGGCACTGATGAGGCTCAGTTCATCTACATCCTGGGCCGGCGGAGCAAGCAGCACCTCCGTATGG TCTTTGATGAGTACCTGAAGATTTCGGGGAAGCCAATCGAGAGGAGCATCCGGGGAGAGCTCTCCGGTGACTTCGAGAAGCTGATGCTGGCAGTGG TGAAGTGCGTCAGAAGCACAGCAGAGTATTTTGCTGAAAGGCTCTACAAGGCCATGAAG GGGTTGGGCACGAGGGACAACACGCTGATCCGCATCATGGTGTCACGTAGCGAGATCGACATGCTGGACATCCGGGAGGTGTTCAGGACCAAATACGACAAATCTCTCCACAACATGATCAAG GAGGACACCTCTGGGGAGTACAAGAAGGCTCTGCTGAAGCTGTGCGGAGGGGACGATGA TGCCGCAGGTGAGTTCTTCCCCGAGGCAGCGCAGGTGGCCTATCGGATGTGGGAGCTTAGCGCGGTGGCCAAAGTGGAG CTGCGAGGAACTGTGCAGCCTGCAAGCAGCTTCAATGATGACGGTGACGCACAGGTGCTGCGGAAGGCGATGAAGGGCCTGG GCACAGATGAAGGGGCCATCATCGAGGTGCTCACGCAGAGGAGCAATGCCCAGAGGCAGCAGATTCTGAAGGCGTACAAGGCTCACTATGGCAGG GACCTGCTGGCAGACCTGAAATCGGAGCTGTCAGGCAGCCTGGCCAAGCTGATCCTTGGGCTCATGCTGACACCGGCGCAGTACGATGCCAAGCAGCTGAGGAAGGCAGTGGAG GGGGCTGGCACAGACGAGAGCACCCTCATCGAGATCATGGCCACGCGGAACAACCAGGAGATCGCAGCAATCAACGAGGCATACCAGCAGG CCTACCACAAGCGCCTGGAGGACGACCTGAGCTCTGACACATCGGGGCACTTCAAGAGGATCCTCGTCTCCCTGGCTCTG GGCAACCGCGATGAGGGACCGGAGAACCTCACACAGGCACACGAAGATGCCAAG AAACTTGCTGATGTTGCCAGCAATGACTCCAGTGACTCCCTGGAGACCCGCTTCCTCAGCATCCTCTGCACCCGCAGCTACCCGCACCTCCGCAGAG TGTTTCAGGAGTTCATCAAAATGACCAACCACGACGTGGAGCACGCCATCAGGAAGCGGATGTCAGGAGACGTGAGGGACGCCTTTGTGGCCATCG TGCGGAGTGTGAAGAACAAGCCAGCCTTCTTCGCTGACAAGCTCTACAAATCCATGAAG GGCGTCGGCACAGATGAGAGGACCCTCACTCGGATCATGATTTCCCGGAGCGAGATCGACCTGCTCAATATCCGGGGCGAGTTTGTAGATCTGTTTGACAAATCCCTGTACCATATG
- the ANXA6 gene encoding annexin A6 isoform X1, which produces MAPKGKVYRGSVKDFPGFNASQDADTLYNAMKGFGSDKEAILDLITSRSNKQRVEICQAYKSQYGKDLIADLKYELTGKFERLIVSLMRPPAYSDAKEIKDAIAGIGTDEKCLIEILASRTNQEIHDLVAAYKDAYERDLEADIVGDTSGHFKKMLVVLLQGAREEDDVVSEDLVEQDAKDLLEAGELKWGTDEAQFIYILGRRSKQHLRMVFDEYLKISGKPIERSIRGELSGDFEKLMLAVVKCVRSTAEYFAERLYKAMKGLGTRDNTLIRIMVSRSEIDMLDIREVFRTKYDKSLHNMIKEDTSGEYKKALLKLCGGDDDAAGEFFPEAAQVAYRMWELSAVAKVELRGTVQPASSFNDDGDAQVLRKAMKGLGTDEGAIIEVLTQRSNAQRQQILKAYKAHYGRDLLADLKSELSGSLAKLILGLMLTPAQYDAKQLRKAVEGAGTDESTLIEIMATRNNQEIAAINEAYQQAYHKRLEDDLSSDTSGHFKRILVSLALGNRDEGPENLTQAHEDAKVVAETLKLADVASNDSSDSLETRFLSILCTRSYPHLRRVFQEFIKMTNHDVEHAIRKRMSGDVRDAFVAIVRSVKNKPAFFADKLYKSMKGVGTDERTLTRIMISRSEIDLLNIRGEFVDLFDKSLYHMIEKDTSGDYCKALLALCGGDD; this is translated from the exons ATGGCACCCAAAGGAAAG GTTTACAGGGGCTCGGTGAAGGACTTCCCAGGCTTCAATGCCAGCCAGGATGCAGACACCTTGTACAATGCCATGAAGGGATTTG GCAGCGACAAGGAGGCCATCCTTGACCTCATCACGTCCCGGAGCAACAAGCAGCGTGTGGAGATCTGCCAAGCCTACAAGTCCCAATATGGGAAG GACCTCATTGCAGACCTCAAGTACGAGCTGACGGGCAAGTTTGAGCGGCTGATCGTGAGCCTGATGCGGCCTCCGGCTTACAGTGATGCGAAGGAGATCAAGGATGCCATCGCG GGCATCGGCACGGATGAGAAGTGCCTCATCGAGATCCTCGCCTCCCGCACCAACCAGGAGATCCACGACCTGGTGGCAGCCTACAAAGACG CATACGAAAGAGACCTGGAGGCTGACATCGTTGGGGACACATCGGGCCACTTCAAGAAGATGCTTGTTGTCCTGCTCCAG GGTGCCAGGGAAGAGGACGATGTGGTGAGCGAGGACTTGGTGGAGCAGGATGCCAAG GACCTGTTGGAAGCTGGTGAGCTGAAGTGGGGCACTGATGAGGCTCAGTTCATCTACATCCTGGGCCGGCGGAGCAAGCAGCACCTCCGTATGG TCTTTGATGAGTACCTGAAGATTTCGGGGAAGCCAATCGAGAGGAGCATCCGGGGAGAGCTCTCCGGTGACTTCGAGAAGCTGATGCTGGCAGTGG TGAAGTGCGTCAGAAGCACAGCAGAGTATTTTGCTGAAAGGCTCTACAAGGCCATGAAG GGGTTGGGCACGAGGGACAACACGCTGATCCGCATCATGGTGTCACGTAGCGAGATCGACATGCTGGACATCCGGGAGGTGTTCAGGACCAAATACGACAAATCTCTCCACAACATGATCAAG GAGGACACCTCTGGGGAGTACAAGAAGGCTCTGCTGAAGCTGTGCGGAGGGGACGATGA TGCCGCAGGTGAGTTCTTCCCCGAGGCAGCGCAGGTGGCCTATCGGATGTGGGAGCTTAGCGCGGTGGCCAAAGTGGAG CTGCGAGGAACTGTGCAGCCTGCAAGCAGCTTCAATGATGACGGTGACGCACAGGTGCTGCGGAAGGCGATGAAGGGCCTGG GCACAGATGAAGGGGCCATCATCGAGGTGCTCACGCAGAGGAGCAATGCCCAGAGGCAGCAGATTCTGAAGGCGTACAAGGCTCACTATGGCAGG GACCTGCTGGCAGACCTGAAATCGGAGCTGTCAGGCAGCCTGGCCAAGCTGATCCTTGGGCTCATGCTGACACCGGCGCAGTACGATGCCAAGCAGCTGAGGAAGGCAGTGGAG GGGGCTGGCACAGACGAGAGCACCCTCATCGAGATCATGGCCACGCGGAACAACCAGGAGATCGCAGCAATCAACGAGGCATACCAGCAGG CCTACCACAAGCGCCTGGAGGACGACCTGAGCTCTGACACATCGGGGCACTTCAAGAGGATCCTCGTCTCCCTGGCTCTG GGCAACCGCGATGAGGGACCGGAGAACCTCACACAGGCACACGAAGATGCCAAG GTTGTTGCTGAGACCCTG AAACTTGCTGATGTTGCCAGCAATGACTCCAGTGACTCCCTGGAGACCCGCTTCCTCAGCATCCTCTGCACCCGCAGCTACCCGCACCTCCGCAGAG TGTTTCAGGAGTTCATCAAAATGACCAACCACGACGTGGAGCACGCCATCAGGAAGCGGATGTCAGGAGACGTGAGGGACGCCTTTGTGGCCATCG TGCGGAGTGTGAAGAACAAGCCAGCCTTCTTCGCTGACAAGCTCTACAAATCCATGAAG GGCGTCGGCACAGATGAGAGGACCCTCACTCGGATCATGATTTCCCGGAGCGAGATCGACCTGCTCAATATCCGGGGCGAGTTTGTAGATCTGTTTGACAAATCCCTGTACCATATG